A part of Flavobacteriaceae bacterium GSB9 genomic DNA contains:
- a CDS encoding patatin-like phospholipase family protein, producing MKALVISGGGSKGAFAGGVAQYLIEDLKRDYQLYIGTSTGSLLVSHLALNKMDKIKGVYTNVNNDSIFSVCPFVVKKKHGTQNIAINHLNVVLNFLRGSKTFGESFNLRQLIEKTLTEVEFVELKKMDLDVVVTVSNLSLNHVEYKSIKDFDYDEFCDWIWISCNYTPFMTLVKKNGCEYADGGMGNMVPIEEAINRGAKEVDAIILQTEVTQLNRMPSRNPFSLITNMFGFMLDRIETQNIKIGKFVASHNNAIINFYYAPTILTTNSLIFDKEKMTQWWENGYNFAKFKNKETSQLEN from the coding sequence ATGAAAGCATTAGTCATTTCTGGCGGAGGAAGCAAAGGCGCTTTTGCCGGTGGTGTAGCCCAATATCTTATTGAGGACTTAAAACGCGACTACCAATTATATATTGGTACGTCTACTGGAAGTCTATTGGTGTCTCATCTGGCCTTAAATAAAATGGATAAAATTAAAGGCGTTTATACAAACGTTAACAACGACAGTATTTTTAGTGTTTGTCCGTTTGTTGTGAAAAAAAAACATGGCACACAGAATATTGCTATAAACCACCTTAACGTTGTTCTAAACTTTTTAAGGGGCAGTAAAACTTTTGGTGAGAGCTTCAACCTGCGTCAATTGATTGAAAAAACACTAACTGAAGTTGAGTTTGTTGAGTTGAAAAAAATGGACTTGGATGTTGTTGTTACCGTTTCCAATTTATCACTTAACCATGTGGAGTATAAATCTATAAAAGATTTTGATTACGACGAGTTTTGTGATTGGATTTGGATATCTTGTAACTATACGCCTTTTATGACACTGGTTAAAAAAAATGGCTGCGAGTATGCCGATGGCGGTATGGGTAACATGGTACCTATAGAAGAAGCTATTAATCGCGGGGCAAAAGAAGTGGATGCCATTATTTTACAAACCGAAGTAACCCAACTAAACCGAATGCCTTCAAGAAACCCGTTTTCATTAATAACCAATATGTTTGGGTTTATGTTAGATCGAATAGAGACACAAAATATTAAAATTGGAAAATTTGTAGCTTCCCATAATAATGCCATTATAAATTTCTATTACGCACCTACCATATTAACAACAAATTCCCTGATATTTGACAAAGAAAAAATGACCCAATGGTGGGAGAACGGTTATAATTTTGCAAAATTTAAGAATAAAGAAACCAGTCAGTTAGAAAATTAA
- a CDS encoding M1 family metallopeptidase yields MKRFSFLLCLLVAFSWGQQTDVVDFKSANVCVAFVPDSSKVNGIVNYKFDILKSVDSIFLDAVNMDFNQVSINKKSVKYSNNGTQLWIKNHFDAGKTYQLDFKYSAKPKKALYFIGWEFKEGNKQIWTQGQGKYTSNWLPSIDDMNDKIEFDLSITFDKGYEVVSNGTLNKREEAFEKSVWHYDMKQPMSSYLVALAIGKYNKNVEYSKSGIPLEMYYYPEDSLKVEPTYRHTKQMFDFLEEEIGVPYPWQNYKQVPVKDFLYAGMENTSCTIFSDVFVVDSIGFVDRNYVNVNAHELAHQWFGNLVTETSGTHHWLQEGFATYYALLAERDVFGDDYYYWRLYEYAQELIEQDKSGQSTSLLDPKSSSTTFYKKGAWVLHLLREKVGDKAFREAVKNYLLEHQFKNVETDDFISEVEKASEQDMDEFKEKWFISKKLYYDEMEERLKNESKYIKDYLSVNCELSCYKFIRKSKHDNLRIKIVNQSMHPPFKELKNVENIKVRQAIALLNSNWLRKYKEDYETLLNDKSYVTIEAALFNLWKNFPQERKKYLNQTKGVIGFNDKNIRILWLTLALITEDFELENKSVYFDELTDYTSPKYGFETRMNAFRYLTQIQACQEDCQEHLKQAAGHHNWRFVKFAKSLMQAQKEN; encoded by the coding sequence ATGAAACGTTTCAGTTTTTTGTTATGCCTTCTTGTAGCCTTTTCTTGGGGGCAACAAACGGATGTTGTTGATTTTAAATCAGCAAATGTTTGTGTGGCTTTTGTTCCCGACTCTTCGAAAGTGAATGGAATTGTCAACTATAAATTTGATATTCTAAAATCAGTAGATTCCATTTTTTTAGACGCTGTTAACATGGATTTTAACCAGGTTTCAATTAATAAAAAGTCTGTAAAATATAGCAATAACGGAACGCAACTTTGGATTAAAAATCATTTTGATGCTGGTAAAACATATCAGCTTGATTTCAAGTATTCTGCTAAACCCAAAAAAGCGCTTTATTTTATTGGTTGGGAGTTCAAAGAAGGAAACAAACAAATCTGGACTCAGGGGCAAGGCAAATACACTAGTAATTGGTTGCCTTCAATCGATGATATGAACGATAAAATTGAGTTCGATTTATCCATTACTTTTGATAAAGGTTATGAGGTTGTTTCCAACGGGACGCTTAACAAAAGAGAAGAGGCTTTTGAAAAATCGGTTTGGCATTACGATATGAAACAACCCATGAGTAGCTATTTGGTGGCTTTGGCCATTGGTAAATACAATAAAAATGTTGAGTATTCAAAAAGCGGCATTCCTTTGGAAATGTATTATTACCCCGAAGACTCACTGAAAGTTGAGCCCACATATCGCCACACAAAACAAATGTTCGATTTTTTGGAAGAAGAAATAGGCGTGCCATACCCGTGGCAAAACTACAAACAAGTGCCGGTTAAAGACTTTTTGTATGCCGGAATGGAAAACACGAGTTGTACCATCTTTTCAGATGTTTTTGTGGTCGATTCTATTGGTTTTGTAGATAGAAATTATGTTAACGTCAATGCCCACGAATTGGCACACCAATGGTTTGGCAATTTGGTGACCGAAACTTCCGGAACGCATCATTGGCTCCAAGAGGGCTTTGCGACGTATTATGCTTTGTTGGCCGAGCGCGATGTTTTTGGCGACGATTATTACTATTGGCGACTTTACGAGTACGCCCAAGAATTGATTGAACAGGATAAATCTGGCCAGAGCACATCGCTTTTAGATCCAAAATCCAGCAGTACCACGTTTTATAAAAAAGGCGCTTGGGTGTTGCATCTGCTTCGTGAAAAAGTAGGAGATAAGGCTTTTAGGGAAGCTGTTAAAAACTATTTGTTGGAGCATCAATTCAAAAATGTTGAGACAGATGATTTTATTTCTGAAGTTGAAAAGGCAAGTGAGCAGGATATGGATGAGTTTAAAGAAAAGTGGTTTATCTCAAAAAAGCTGTATTATGATGAAATGGAAGAGCGGCTTAAAAACGAATCGAAATATATTAAAGATTACTTAAGTGTTAATTGTGAGTTAAGCTGCTACAAGTTTATTCGAAAATCTAAACATGATAATCTAAGGATTAAAATTGTCAACCAATCCATGCATCCTCCTTTTAAAGAGCTAAAAAATGTTGAAAACATAAAAGTACGACAAGCTATAGCTTTATTAAACTCCAATTGGTTAAGAAAATATAAAGAAGATTACGAAACCCTTTTAAACGATAAATCATACGTTACTATTGAAGCGGCTTTGTTCAATCTTTGGAAAAACTTTCCGCAAGAGCGAAAAAAATATTTAAACCAAACCAAGGGTGTTATCGGATTCAACGATAAAAACATAAGAATCCTTTGGCTCACTTTAGCTTTGATTACAGAAGACTTTGAGCTAGAAAATAAATCAGTGTATTTTGATGAGCTTACGGATTATACGTCACCAAAATATGGTTTCGAAACACGCATGAATGCGTTTCGGTACCTAACCCAAATTCAAGCTTGTCAAGAAGATTGCCAAGAACACTTAAAGCAAGCTGCAGGGCATCATAATTGGCGCTTTGTAAAATTTGCAAAAAGCCTAATGCAAGCTCAAAAAGAGAATTAG
- a CDS encoding histidinol-phosphatase HisJ family protein: MRKLNEFIWETHGIHAGTEQDHVKHGIDKLEDIIDKAIEARNPSITFIIHSPRLTNFRYIAERDTNVKFIRGNRSYLNYPKRIANLRKKYEGQINIKYGVELEWMGPDLGLQWSRSKIFQAEDADYVIGSVHFAPEGLPYDGSKEEAEELLKIRGSLEAYWDGYFNEMIQMIECFGDMIQIIGHIDLPKLNVDMPEALVNFETSAHPLANKFRTLLELIADRNLSLDVNMAGKFKGVGVYPTQNILRRANELQIPVCVGTDTHHVRYYGLNYKESLEYIQEAGYESYVSYSKLIPENRTIYDDHELKVKYTILNKGIELLNQRLDDTHRRIIPDFSFGGSFSEFLDIYNNSTGMGDYNAIRIRKWGKSITVTDEAPRRPDRKVNGLFSEHMDMPGVISSLFNTLASEGINVETARLKSNHDGTAEAFLSIDNRNGNIQSAIDFINGTDSGLFKNLTYKEDALLPQYNNGGVYLLEMDGVRLNLGLSEKVILTKHHNAPGVLLILLSALASKNINIKDLRLGKLNEVGYSALAIDGDSNVVRNLLSKLGDQYYEANLIEFHSF; encoded by the coding sequence ATGAGAAAGCTGAACGAATTTATTTGGGAAACACACGGAATTCATGCCGGAACAGAGCAAGACCACGTAAAACACGGTATTGACAAGTTGGAAGATATTATTGATAAGGCGATTGAAGCAAGAAACCCAAGTATTACGTTTATTATTCATTCGCCGCGATTGACCAACTTTAGGTATATTGCTGAGCGCGATACCAACGTAAAATTTATTCGTGGTAACCGCTCCTACTTAAATTACCCGAAGCGTATTGCTAATCTTCGTAAAAAATATGAAGGGCAAATTAATATAAAATACGGTGTTGAGTTAGAATGGATGGGGCCAGATTTAGGTTTGCAATGGAGTCGTTCTAAAATATTCCAGGCTGAAGATGCCGATTATGTTATAGGTTCTGTACACTTTGCACCTGAAGGTTTGCCTTATGATGGTTCTAAAGAGGAAGCTGAAGAACTGCTTAAAATTCGTGGTAGCCTTGAAGCCTATTGGGACGGGTATTTCAATGAAATGATTCAGATGATTGAATGTTTTGGTGATATGATTCAAATTATCGGTCATATTGATTTACCAAAACTGAATGTCGATATGCCTGAAGCCTTAGTGAACTTTGAAACCAGTGCACATCCGTTGGCCAATAAATTCAGAACGCTTTTAGAGTTGATTGCTGATAGAAATTTGTCGCTCGATGTTAATATGGCTGGTAAATTTAAAGGCGTTGGTGTGTACCCAACCCAAAATATTTTGCGCCGTGCCAACGAATTGCAAATACCAGTTTGTGTGGGTACCGATACACACCACGTACGTTATTACGGTTTAAATTATAAGGAAAGTTTAGAATACATCCAAGAAGCAGGTTACGAAAGTTATGTGAGTTATTCGAAATTGATTCCTGAAAACCGTACTATATACGACGACCACGAATTAAAGGTGAAATATACTATTTTGAATAAGGGGATTGAGTTGCTTAACCAAAGGTTGGATGATACGCACCGCCGAATAATCCCTGATTTTTCTTTCGGTGGTTCTTTTTCTGAGTTTTTGGATATTTATAATAATTCCACTGGAATGGGGGATTATAATGCCATTAGAATCAGAAAATGGGGTAAATCCATTACGGTTACCGATGAAGCACCCAGAAGACCAGATAGAAAGGTAAATGGACTCTTTTCTGAGCATATGGATATGCCTGGCGTTATTTCGTCGTTGTTCAATACTTTGGCTTCCGAAGGCATCAATGTGGAGACGGCACGCTTAAAATCAAATCATGATGGTACCGCCGAAGCATTTCTGTCTATAGATAACAGAAATGGTAATATTCAAAGTGCCATAGATTTTATTAATGGTACCGATTCTGGTCTTTTTAAAAACCTAACTTACAAGGAAGATGCACTATTACCGCAATATAACAATGGCGGCGTGTATTTACTTGAAATGGACGGTGTGCGGTTAAATTTGGGGTTAAGTGAAAAAGTAATTCTTACCAAACACCACAATGCTCCAGGAGTTCTGTTGATTTTATTGTCGGCATTGGCTTCAAAAAATATTAATATAAAAGATTTGCGACTCGGTAAACTTAACGAAGTAGGTTACTCGGCTTTGGCCATTGATGGCGACAGTAATGTGGTTAGAAATTTGCTGTCTAAATTGGGCGACCAATATTACGAAGCCAATTTAATTGAGTTTCATAGTTTCTAA
- the recG gene encoding ATP-dependent DNA helicase RecG translates to MSVNLQTPIDYLKGVGPNRADLLRKELGIHTYQDLINLFPNRYIDRTRYYKINQLQQSNADVQVIGKIVAFKEVAQKRGKRLVATFQDDTGTMELVWFRGHKWIRENLKPNKPYVAFGKTNWYNGKFSMPHPELELKDEHEKNIRSAMQPVYPSTEKLSNKGITNRVIIKIIQQLFIETKGRFYETLSEPIRSELKLISKSAALFNVHFPKSQELLAKAQFRLKFEELFYIQLQLIIKNRLHKSKIKGLTFEHVGDYFNTFFKDHLPFELTNAQKRVLKEIRSDLGSQAQMNRLLQGDVGSGKTIVAFMSMLMALDNGFQACLMAPTEILSVQHYNGLFELCNILNISISLLTGSTKTSERKIIHENLENGDLQILVGTHALLEDKVKFQNLGLAIIDEQHRFGVAQRSKLWHKGPPQSSTENSSNNNQGSPIPPHILVMTATPIPRTLAMSVYGDLDISVIDELPAGRKPIKTVHRFDKNRLNVFRFIRDEIAKGRQIYIVYPLIQESEKMDYKDLMDGYESISRDFPMPDYQISIVHGKMKPEDKDYEMQRFIKGETQIMVATTVIEVGVNVPNASVMIIESAERFGLSQLHQLRGRVGRGAEQSYCILMTGHKLNADSKTRLETMVNTSDGFEIAEVDLKLRGPGDIMGTQQSGVLNLKIADIVKDKNILQAARHFAKKTINEDPSLSSNENQVILHTYKQLSKFKNIWNYIS, encoded by the coding sequence ATGTCGGTTAACCTTCAAACACCCATCGATTACCTAAAAGGCGTTGGCCCCAATCGTGCAGATTTACTGCGCAAGGAGCTTGGCATACACACCTATCAAGATTTAATCAACCTGTTTCCCAACCGATATATCGATCGAACGCGTTATTACAAAATCAACCAACTGCAACAAAGCAATGCCGACGTACAGGTGATTGGCAAAATTGTAGCTTTTAAGGAAGTGGCACAAAAACGGGGCAAACGTTTGGTCGCTACGTTTCAGGACGACACAGGCACTATGGAGCTGGTTTGGTTTCGTGGACATAAATGGATACGCGAGAACTTAAAACCCAATAAACCTTACGTGGCCTTTGGAAAAACCAATTGGTATAATGGCAAATTCAGTATGCCGCATCCAGAGCTAGAGCTAAAAGACGAACACGAAAAAAATATTCGTTCGGCCATGCAGCCCGTATATCCATCTACTGAAAAACTATCCAATAAAGGCATTACAAATCGGGTGATTATTAAAATCATCCAGCAGCTTTTTATTGAAACCAAAGGGCGTTTTTACGAAACATTATCGGAACCCATTCGCAGCGAATTAAAACTAATTTCAAAAAGCGCAGCTCTTTTTAATGTGCATTTTCCGAAAAGTCAGGAGCTACTCGCTAAAGCACAATTCAGACTAAAATTTGAAGAGTTGTTTTACATCCAATTACAACTTATTATTAAAAATCGTCTACACAAAAGCAAAATAAAAGGGCTTACTTTCGAACATGTTGGCGATTACTTCAATACCTTTTTTAAAGACCATTTACCCTTTGAATTAACCAACGCACAAAAGCGAGTTTTGAAAGAAATCCGTTCCGATTTAGGCAGCCAAGCCCAAATGAACCGCCTTTTACAGGGCGATGTGGGTTCAGGAAAAACCATAGTAGCGTTCATGTCAATGCTCATGGCACTTGACAATGGTTTTCAAGCTTGCTTAATGGCTCCGACTGAAATTTTGTCAGTTCAGCACTATAACGGATTGTTCGAACTATGTAACATTCTAAATATCAGTATTTCACTATTAACAGGTTCAACTAAAACTTCAGAACGAAAAATTATTCATGAAAATTTAGAAAATGGCGATTTACAGATACTTGTTGGCACCCACGCCCTACTCGAAGATAAAGTGAAATTTCAAAATTTAGGTCTAGCTATTATTGATGAACAACATCGTTTTGGCGTAGCCCAAAGAAGTAAATTATGGCATAAGGGGCCACCTCAATCGTCTACCGAAAATTCTTCAAACAATAATCAAGGGTCTCCTATCCCACCCCATATTTTGGTTATGACCGCTACCCCTATTCCACGCACTTTGGCCATGTCGGTTTATGGCGATTTGGATATTTCGGTCATTGATGAATTACCTGCTGGTCGAAAACCTATAAAAACGGTACACCGTTTCGATAAAAACCGGCTAAACGTTTTCAGGTTTATAAGGGATGAAATTGCCAAAGGACGACAAATTTATATTGTTTATCCTTTGATTCAGGAAAGCGAAAAAATGGATTATAAAGATTTGATGGATGGTTATGAAAGCATTTCAAGGGATTTTCCAATGCCCGATTATCAAATTTCTATTGTACACGGCAAAATGAAACCCGAGGACAAAGATTATGAAATGCAGCGGTTCATAAAGGGAGAAACCCAAATTATGGTAGCAACTACCGTTATTGAAGTAGGCGTAAACGTACCTAATGCTTCTGTAATGATTATTGAGAGTGCCGAACGTTTTGGTTTGTCACAGCTTCACCAATTGCGCGGGCGCGTTGGCAGAGGAGCCGAACAAAGTTATTGCATTTTAATGACGGGGCATAAATTAAATGCTGATAGTAAAACCCGCTTGGAAACCATGGTGAATACCAGTGATGGCTTCGAAATTGCCGAAGTCGATTTGAAACTCCGTGGCCCGGGCGATATTATGGGCACCCAACAAAGCGGCGTACTCAACCTAAAGATAGCCGATATTGTAAAAGACAAAAATATTTTACAAGCAGCAAGACATTTTGCAAAAAAAACCATCAACGAAGACCCCAGTCTTTCGTCCAACGAAAACCAAGTAATTTTACACACCTACAAGCAACTCAGTAAGTTTAAAAACATTTGGAATTACATTAGCTAA
- a CDS encoding tetratricopeptide repeat protein: MKNYYFFFLAIIVLSLTSCGSSGYVYLNYPQEPQVSLPENISNIVLVNRSLTKEEDKKSESIEAITTGEIMGSDKLASDEAIKGVFDGINNHGYIKIIIPDSLRMYGTGTRSMPDLINWDKVSDICKSANADVLLALETFDSNSDIIKAAVVDQVNAVITTGKPSPRVPTRTRVNVKSYWRLYDPYTKTIIDQYQQTHYLNFDLINGAPPINALSETAYASGLDYINRFLPSYYRIKRDMYKKGKGNHKDLFDLGWRASEVAKWNEAIEAWKHLVDEYPRSKSAGRAALNIAVSHEVLGNTNLALQWAQCAYKDYGDKLARDYAKILLRRQRREI; encoded by the coding sequence ATGAAAAACTATTACTTTTTCTTCTTAGCCATCATAGTCCTCAGTTTAACATCCTGCGGAAGCTCTGGCTATGTGTATTTAAATTACCCGCAGGAACCTCAGGTTTCGCTTCCGGAAAATATCTCAAACATTGTGTTAGTTAACCGTTCTTTAACAAAAGAGGAAGACAAAAAATCTGAAAGTATTGAAGCTATTACAACAGGCGAAATAATGGGCTCCGACAAATTAGCTTCCGATGAGGCTATAAAAGGTGTATTCGACGGAATAAACAACCACGGCTATATCAAAATTATTATTCCCGATTCACTACGAATGTATGGCACAGGCACACGATCTATGCCTGATCTAATAAACTGGGATAAAGTTTCTGATATATGTAAATCGGCAAATGCTGATGTTTTATTGGCACTAGAAACCTTCGACTCTAATTCCGACATTATTAAAGCTGCCGTAGTCGACCAAGTTAATGCCGTTATTACCACCGGAAAACCAAGCCCAAGAGTACCAACACGAACCCGTGTGAACGTAAAAAGCTATTGGCGGTTATACGACCCTTACACCAAAACAATTATCGACCAATATCAGCAAACACACTATTTAAATTTCGATTTGATTAATGGCGCGCCCCCAATCAATGCACTTTCAGAAACAGCCTATGCCTCTGGTTTAGATTACATTAACCGTTTTTTGCCTAGCTATTATCGTATAAAAAGAGACATGTACAAAAAAGGTAAAGGAAACCATAAAGATTTATTCGATTTGGGGTGGCGCGCTTCTGAAGTCGCTAAGTGGAATGAGGCCATAGAAGCTTGGAAACACCTTGTTGATGAATACCCACGAAGTAAATCCGCTGGCCGCGCAGCATTAAATATAGCCGTTTCCCATGAAGTATTGGGCAACACCAATTTAGCATTACAATGGGCACAATGTGCTTACAAAGATTATGGTGACAAACTAGCCCGAGATTATGCAAAAATATTATTAAGAAGACAGCGCAGAGAAATCTAA